The window TGGAGTTAATAAGATTGGTTAACGTTCTTGAATATTTAACATATAAAGAAATGCTTATATTTGGAATGACTCTGACCAATTATAATAGGTTTGAAGAGACTGTTAATAAAATTAAACAATACAGAGTTGATCGTAAAAAAATAAAAAAGCAAAAGAAATCATTAAAAAGATTTGATTATGAAACTCAACTTAATTTATTTACAAATTTGTACAAAGATATAATCGATTCAGGAAACATCGAAACACGTGAATCTAAAACTAAAACAGCGGAAGAATATATGAAAAAAAAGATGAGTAATTGGAACGATTATACAGACTCTATTTTTCGTATTTTAAGAGCTTCTGGTATCTTTGTGTTTACAAAAGGACGATCATTGTCAATTAGCCCTAATCGGCAGAATGAAGTTGACTATATGCTTACGCACATAAAACGTGATATTGAACCAGTTGATATGAGTCGAAAAGATTTTGATGAGTATATTTCAAATCCCTATATTCCTCAATTACTAAATGATAATAAAACAAACTTAATATCTAGTTTAAAAAAATTAGGCGGCTCCGGAAGTTTAGACGATACAATTTATATGTTAAAGCATAATCTTAGTCAAAAACGTGAAGAGAGCAGGCAGCTAAAATTAGCAAAAAAACAATCCTCCTTAAAAGTACGAAGTAGACAAGATATCGATGATATTATTGATGTGTTCAATGACATTACTAACAATAATATCGAGCCTGCAAGTATGAGACCAACACTATTTGAATGGAATGTTTGGCGAGCAATGACTATGATAAATCATGGAAACATTCGTGGAAACTTCATTGTAGATGATTCGGGTATGCCTGTATCTACAGCTAGTGGCGGTCAAAGTGATATTGTAGGCGAGTATAGCAACTTCAATATTGGCGTAGAAGTCACTCTTTCAAAAGGAAAAAAACAATATGAAATGGAAAGTGAACCCGTAACACGCCATATTGGAGAAATGCAGATAAAAAAACCGAGCTTTGGAATATTTATAGCTGACAAATTACAGGAATCAGTAATAAACCATTTTTACACCGTTTCACACCAAAATTCTCGTATTTATAATGGTATTGTCGATATTATACCAATGGACACAAAGACATTCATAGATTTCTTTAAACAAGCGATTCAAAAAGATTTACACCCTGAAGAATTATTTTCTATCCATGAATTTTCAAAATTAATATCCAAGCAAATGCTTTTAGACGAAAAAACTGAAGTTGATTGGCATGCAGCCGTCTTAAAAAAGGCTTTTAAAGTTACATCAATTGGAACAAACAATATAAAGTAAGTGGTTTAATAAAATTCAACTACGAAAAAATCTTATTCGAATTAGACTTAAATAAATTAATAGCATTCGTATTTTTATCTCTTGAAAATTTATAATATAATTTGTATAATTAAACTACCTAGAGTGGCCAGAAATAGCTTTAGACGAATTGATACAATGTTTCGAACATAAATGCAATAGCCTCCTGGTTTATAAATGTAATTGTGTTTGAATAATCAATTAGACTAAGAGTAATCAGCCCTATAAGTGTGAAACTAATACTGAATAAGTTTAGGTTCTCAATGCAGGACTTCTCAAGTCTATTATACTTTTAGACAGC is drawn from Leuconostoc mesenteroides subsp. mesenteroides and contains these coding sequences:
- a CDS encoding AlwI family type II restriction endonuclease; this encodes MAVFGERFILGFTSPRSPYLIQEYIKVIDKNKMDDIPYNKSFQEKFYKFLSKAQVAGEMAGNAKDKALAGRDKLTRMPQALGFFITQKGQNFKVTEAGKLLEDSALFEDVLLHQMLKYQLPSCLHRERNTNKGYFKIKPFLELIRLVNVLEYLTYKEMLIFGMTLTNYNRFEETVNKIKQYRVDRKKIKKQKKSLKRFDYETQLNLFTNLYKDIIDSGNIETRESKTKTAEEYMKKKMSNWNDYTDSIFRILRASGIFVFTKGRSLSISPNRQNEVDYMLTHIKRDIEPVDMSRKDFDEYISNPYIPQLLNDNKTNLISSLKKLGGSGSLDDTIYMLKHNLSQKREESRQLKLAKKQSSLKVRSRQDIDDIIDVFNDITNNNIEPASMRPTLFEWNVWRAMTMINHGNIRGNFIVDDSGMPVSTASGGQSDIVGEYSNFNIGVEVTLSKGKKQYEMESEPVTRHIGEMQIKKPSFGIFIADKLQESVINHFYTVSHQNSRIYNGIVDIIPMDTKTFIDFFKQAIQKDLHPEELFSIHEFSKLISKQMLLDEKTEVDWHAAVLKKAFKVTSIGTNNIK